Part of the Drosophila kikkawai strain 14028-0561.14 chromosome 3L, DkikHiC1v2, whole genome shotgun sequence genome is shown below.
TATTGCCGTTTATTTAACTATTTGGCCTTATggattaattaaacaatttaaatattataatctCAACAAATTAAGTATCCTAATGATGACAAAATAATTAGTGCCCAtcaaacactttttttttaatttgataacAATTGCACATTAAATCTATGTATGGTTTGCGGCTAGGGTGTGGTTCCATACCATCATATATGTATAGGTACATATATCTGATCTTACCAGCACTGTTAATATTTTGAAGTAAGCAGCTAAATGTCTGTGGCTGTAATTTCGGATGGAATTGGTTTACATCTGTTATAGTTTGTTTACGCAGGGTCAGTAAATGGTCGTCATTATTAAGTCCTTATGAATGGTAATGGGTTGCACGGGAGCTTAGTTCGTGCTGTCTTTATCACTCCTCTCTAGCTTTTTTCCTCTCTTGGGACTACCCCTGCAAGTATACTTccattttgaattcaaactctCAATATCCGAATTACCCGACCAGATCTCTGAGAGATAGCGTACTTTTGGCTTCTCCTTCGgcatatttttcacattttcctgTTCAATTATGCCAAAGGGAATAATCTTTTTTGTGTACGCATTGGACCTTTCAGTAGTATCCGCCTGAAAACAAGCTCCTGTGGCATCGGCCAGGTCTTCTAGACGATCTCGAAGCTGACTGATTATCTTTTGCTGTTTGACGCGAACGTTGCCTAAACTGGTTGAGTCACAACGCAGACTGGGAAGCTCACCCGCTGGCATGCAGTTACGCCCATCAACTCCCTGGGTCGCCATGTCCTCCAGCTCTTTGAGCAAATAATTCTTTTCGCAGGTCGTTGCCGACGATATCTGGCGCAAGCGAAACTGAATCTTAGCATACTGCGAAGATATCGTGAAAAGTGCCTCTTGCAGATGCTCCACGTCATCTTCGAGCTGGCACTCGTAAGCGGTCAGCTCCCGGCTGACTAGTTGGCCATTCGAGTCAAGTTCGGTGTATAGTCGCATATTCCTTGACAAACCGCCGTCGATATTCGATGTTTTTTCGGCTCCATTTTTATGTGTAGTATTCATCTTcaatagaaattaaatttagcttGAAGTTACTGAAAGTGATTTGAATTTCGAAACgacaaaatgtaattttaagaGACTTAAAAGTAAATGTGAAGTTTTCAGAActtactaaataaaataacagtattatattaaaattgtcCAGATCATAATACAATTATAAAAAGTAGTtttgccgaaaaaaaaagagttgtCAAAATAATCCCCTCAACCCGAACGATTTGAAAGGCGAAAAGACTACTTTTTATAATTGTATCATGATCTggacaatttttatataatactGTTATATTATTTAGTAAGTTCTGAAAACTTcacattattttgttaaatattaaagctaATGGGAATTCAAACAAGCATACATATGTTTATCCGATTTGTATACCTACTTTTCAAGTTTGCAACACAGTAAGGAGTAATTTTCGACCTTATAaatcatacatatatattcttgatcatcaacaaccgagtcgatctagccagtagcgcctctcgaacaaaagccgttggaaaaataggaaaattcataaattcaTAATCGCAACATCGTTTTAAGCCACACAAATTCGACAGAGTATTTCCCAGGGACTCCAAATCtgtaaccaaaaaaattttcagattttttttgtggaagatatgagcattcaaactcgaaattgttttccgtgtatgcgtcatacaacaaaaaataggtaaattagTCGACTTGCAGGtataattacacaaaaactacataaccaatggtcatgattttttttttttaaatgacagTTTCATTCATTAACTCTTATccacatttaaaaaatttttgttttgtgttggcttgtacaggtaaatcgctacctgccaggtgtccattattttcacctttttctggctaaagtagtctataacttctgaagctgcccagaGCCGACAACTACATGCTCACGGTTCTGTGGCGGTTAAACTTagaataaaacaagaaaggaagctaacttcggcacgccgaagtttatatacccttgcagattggttttgatgtttatactatagatttaaatgctgaaaacactcacaaaacagagtttcattacattttacctatacttattatgtttacagtttgatagttacagttttacattcccagctttacatattttatacatttaccgatcgcttctatggcagctatatgatatacatagttgtccgatttttatgaaatttataccaaaattctagaataataaaaaaaaaagcgtatatctcagagtagataaacatacgttgaaaaacaacgaagctataattttttccctatttatttctcgatcgttcctatggcagctatatcatatagtcgtccgattttcataaaatatttaccgaaattctgaaataatataaaatggcgatatctaaaaattatgtaaaaatgttgaaaaatagcaaagttataattatttttccaaaaatttatcgaacatttgtatggcagctatatgatatagtcgtccgatccggcccgttccgacatatatagcagtgagagtatatataagactatatgcaaagtttcatgcagatagctttaaaactgagggactagtttgcgtagaaacggacagacggacagacggacatggctagatcgactcggctattgatgctgatcgagaatatatacatatactttatagggtcggaaacgtctccttcactgcgttgcaaacttctgactgaatttataataccctgcaagggtataaaaaactattacaTTTCTTTGTTGCTAATTTCGGGGATGCTTTCCAAAAGCTGAATCACCTCGTCATCCAAAGCAATATACTTTTTTGAGAACGCGTAAGTACATTTTGACATCGATGATATTAGCGGGTCTGATGTCAGTAAAAGTGAATGCATAAGGTCTTCCGTCGTATTTATTCTCGACGTTTTTCGAAGCTTTTTCAGTTAGCACAATAGACTCATTTAGccaattttcattttgtttttgaaaatatatgtgGTTTCTACggcatttttatatataaaatataataagctATAGGGTAGCAGCTAGTAGCACCTCATTTTGACACTGGACGATTCACAAAAGCTAATTCTAAAAACACAGAAAGTCACATGGAGTCACAAGTTCTACAAAAGCACAGTTGGCGTCAGATTTTATCCGTACTaacttaaaatgaattagatgacgaggaatttgagtttctctaatgatttttctctaacaaagagcaaattccccgatcAGTGTGTATAGGTGGAATAAGCTTCccaaatctttaaaataatgtaGAGGTAGGCGtgttatattaaatagtagcaATAGGGGACACTttgggcaagaatatacaaaaaaaaaaaaaacgccaacaactattttgggcaggCTTGTAGCTTAGGCgccatattttaatttccatatttcatttgttcctagccaagtttgtttacattttcgtagtgttggtcaaattttcactgttaagaagaagaaatcagagttgcaccgaaagctatcgcctaactatcgccaaacaaaccgcgcgcggttagattttaatgcgtTCTAACCGGggtccatttgagaaaattcggaaccgCAAAACCTTagggaccgtttgttcaacggacggtgaatgTGCTTTATggttgtgtgggaagaccctataaagtgTTAACACCAATAATTTCGAGTGGGAAATGTTGCAAAACGTACGTACAccataaaacaatatttaaatgacAAAATTGATGAattataaactaatttaatttaatagcaAACCTTAGgaacatatttttaagtaaaggTTTAATAATAAGATTATTGTTcacacatacaaaaaaaatactattaaTAGGATCagaattgagcgtgcttgcgacaaTATCTAGAGCTAGTTACTTAACCGGAAGAAAATATGCATAATTTAGgtaaaataaagttttgaGAAGCAAGAAGAAAGTTATTGAAAGGGGACAGTGTGAAAAAAGGAGAGAGATTTGTTGCTTG
Proteins encoded:
- the LOC108079036 gene encoding uncharacterized protein isoform X1 encodes the protein MNTTHKNGAEKTSNIDGGLSRNMRLYTELDSNGQLVSRELTAYECQLEDDVEHLQEALFTISSQYAKIQFRLRQISSATTCEKNYLLKELEDMATQGVDGRNCMPAGELPSLRCDSTSLGNVRVKQQKIISQLRDRLEDLADATGACFQADTTERSNAYTKKIIPFGIIEQENVKNMPKEKPKVRYLSEIWSGNSDIESLNSKWKYTCRGSPKRGKKLERSDKDSTN
- the LOC108079036 gene encoding uncharacterized protein isoform X2, with the protein product MNTTHKNGAEKTSNIDGGLSRNMRLYTELDSNGQLVSRELTAYECQLEDDVEHLQEALFTISSQYAKIQFRLRQISSATTCEKNYLLKELEDMATQGVDGRNCMPAGAVVTIILYRFSL
- the LOC108079036 gene encoding RUN domain-containing protein 1 isoform X3, coding for MNTTHKNGAEKTSNIDGGLSRNMRLYTELDSNGQLVSRELTAYECQLEDDVEHLQEALFTISSQYAKIQFRLRQISSATTCEKNYLLKELEDMATQGVDGRNCMPAGNPWLRRGSTWA